A single genomic interval of Helianthus annuus cultivar XRQ/B chromosome 13, HanXRQr2.0-SUNRISE, whole genome shotgun sequence harbors:
- the LOC110899769 gene encoding probable acyl-activating enzyme 12, peroxisomal — MNRFAKCLANYVPLTPLTFIKRASMVYPTRTSIIYDRVQFNWRQTYERCCRLADSLRSLHVVKNDVVSVLAPNVPALYEMHFAVPMAGAVLNAINTRLDAKHVASILRHSEAKVLFVDYEFVPLASEGLRLLVADNLEDKACGRIHRPLVVVIDDISNPTGVRLGNLEYEQLVDDGNPNYCGEDLEDEWDAIALNYTSGTTSEPKGVVYSHRGAFLSTMSLIQGWELCTEAVYLWSLPMFHCNGWTFPWGVAARGGTNVCIRNTTANEMYTSISKHNVTHMCCAPVVFNILLEAKQHERCEITSKVNVLTGGAPPPAPLLEKMEDMGFNITHAYGLTEATGPALVCEWQSKWNLLARDDQSRLKARQGVSILTLADVDVKNKKTMKGVPHDGKTMGEIVLRGSSIMKGYFKDDKETANAFQNGWFFTGDVGVIHPDGYIEIKDRSKDVIISGGENISSVELESVLFKHHAILEAAVVAMPHPRWGESPCAFLVLRETSDATEAEILAYCQKNIPKFMVPKKVVFVKELPKTGTGKIQKQVLRKLAKSLQNSCTKDKTS, encoded by the exons ATGAATCGATTTGCAAAGTGTTTAGCTAACTATGTACCTCTTACACCTCTCACTTTCATCAAGAGAGCGTCCATGGTTTACCCAACCCGCACTTCGATCATATATGACCGAGTCCAATTCAACTGGAGACAAACATACGAGCGATGCTGCCGTCTAGCCGACTCTCTTCGGTCTCTTCATGTTGTCAAGAATGATGTT GTATCTGTACTGGCACCAAACGTACCCGCGTTATATGAGATGCATTTTGCAGTTCCTATGGCAGGCGCTGTACTTAACGCGATCAATACAAGGCTAGATGCCAAACACGTAGCGTCCATACTCCGCCATTCGGAAGCTAAGGTCTTGTTCGTAGATTATGAGTTTGTCCCCTTAGCATCCGAGGGACTTCGGTTGTTAGTAGCCGATAATTTAGAAGACAAGGCTTGTGGCCGGATTCATAGGCCGCTTGTTGTCGTGATCGATGACATTAGCAACCCCACCGGGGTGCGTCTTGGCAACCTAGAGTATGAGCAACTCGTCGATGATGGAAATCCAAATTACTGTGGTGAAGATTTGGAAGACGAGTGGGATGCTATCGCGCTGAACTACACGTCTGGAACCACCTCTGAACCTAAAGGGGTGGTCTATAGCCACCGAGGGGCTTTTCTAAGCACAATGAGCTTGATTCAAGGGTGGGAACTCTGTACTGAGGCGGTGTACCTATGGTCACTACCAATGTTCCATTGTAACGGTTGGACGTTTCCATGGGGCGTGGCAGCTAGAGGTGGCACCAACGTTTGCATACGCAACACGACCGCAAATGAAATGTACACTAGTATTTCCAAGCACAATGTGACTCACATGTGTTGTGCACCTGTTGTGTTCAACATTCTTTTAGAGGCGAAACAGCATGAGCGTTGCGAAATAACCTCTAAGGTAAATGTTCTTACAGGCGGTGCACCGCCGCCAGCTCCTCTCTTGGAGAAGATGGAAGACATGGGATTCAACATAACACATGCTTACGGTCTTACTGAGGCCACAGGACCTGCCCTCGTATGCGAGTGGCAATCGAAATGGAATCTTCTAGCTAGAGATGATCAATCCAGATTGAAGGCTCGGCAGGGTGTAAGTATACTCACACTCGCTGATGTGGATGTCAAGAACAAGAAAACAATGAAGGGTGTTCCGCATGATGGTAAGACAATGGGGGAGATTGTACTCCGCGGAAGCAGCATCATGAAAGGGTACTTCAAAGATGACAAAGAAACTGCAAATGCCTTTCAGAATGGATGGTTCTTCACTGGTGATGTCGGAGTTATCCATCCAGATGGATACATTGAAATCAAAGACCGATCAAAAGATGTGATTATATCAGGAGGCGAAAACATCAGTAGTGTAGAACTAGAGTCGGTTCTATTCAAACACCATGCCATACTCGAAGCTGCCGTGGTCGCGATGCCTCATCCACGGTGGGGAGAGAGCCCCTGTGCTTTCCTTGTGTTAAGAGAGACAAGTGATGCTACTGAAGCAGAAATCTTGGCATATTGTCAGAAAAATATTCCAAAGTTTATGGTTCCGAAGAAGGTGGTGTTTGTGAAAGAGCTACCGAAAACAGGAACaggaaaaattcaaaaacaagtGCTTAGAAAACTGGCAAAATCTCTTCAGAACTCATGCACAAAGGATAAAACTTCTTAA